The DNA segment CATCATGATATATCTCCTTTATGTTATGAATTTGAATTATGATTTTGTGATGATGGAGAGACTTTCTCCGTCATAAATGCTGAACGGAAGGATTCTAGGCTGCGACGGTAGGACGAGAGCCACGAATGCAAAGAATCTGACTCCTTGTTCGCCTGAAGCTTTGCGACGCTCTCGCAGGCGCTAACCAGTGAACTGTAGTACCAGATTTTTTTATAGCTGGCTTTGCCTGTCCGTTTGTCGATCTTTTCTGACTTCTTATCTGCAACGAAATAGTTCCGCTCGTCAAAGATGCCGATTACATGCGTATCATTCTGCCAGAGGGGTTTCATTATTCACCTCCTCGACTTGCAACATCGCCGATTCGGGCGAATTCAATGATTTCCGGCTCATCATACCGGACTTGACGGCAGGTGAAATTAATCTGCCGGATCAATCCGCGTTTGACGTACCGTTTGATGGTTTCAGGGCAGGTGCCGAGAATCTCAGCTGCCTGTTTTCGTGTAATCAGTTTTGGTTTAGACGGTTTTTCTTCGGTTTTATTAACCATCGAAAGAAACCGTTTCTTTTCTTCGGGAGTTGCTCCCATTACCAGAATCGCGTCCCCGGTATCTGTAATCTTCATGTTGTCCTTTCCTGTTAGGTTCTGCCCGCAAATGAAACAAAAAAACTGTTTCGTGTTTTCTTGGGTGCAGAATTACATAGACAGGAAAGGACTTTCTATATAGCGTGTCCTCACTTTTTTACAAAGTCTCTGACACTCATTCCTTCGGTATGACGGCGAATAGTTCTGAGATCAACTTTAAAAACTTCAGCACATCGATTTCGTCCGCGAGTAAGAGTTTGATTCGGGTTTTCTTTAAAATAATTTATCAGCCAATGTATATATTCTTCATGCCTTTCATTATACTTCCTTTTTCT comes from the Kiritimatiellales bacterium genome and includes:
- a CDS encoding helix-turn-helix domain-containing protein, with translation MKITDTGDAILVMGATPEEKKRFLSMVNKTEEKPSKPKLITRKQAAEILGTCPETIKRYVKRGLIRQINFTCRQVRYDEPEIIEFARIGDVASRGGE